CAAATGGGTACTTAAGTAATTTCAATCTTCACCATCaaccattattttttattagtaatttatagTTAGAAACATGAACCTTGTACCAAAACTCGAATTCAATCCATCTGTACAATCTGTGGGCTACCGCTTTTCGTACAACTTGTACATCATTAATCCCATAACttttcaatatttctttttctttgtccatAATTTGGGTATTGGAGTATTCTCTATACGATATAaatctttgtttctttatttaactttttgacgacttcttcttggattttttAGGCCGTGTATATGGGATGagataatattataagttaatgagattttattataaatattcaatcGCGCCTCtctattaatgtaaatttttttttctcgatcgaactttatttaatttacctcACTGATGTACacgttataataatttattccactgacagttatatatttttgaaataatttaaacacaaatcacaTAATACCAACCGTATAAATTATCTTAACGTACCCCATTAATATCCACCCACTTTCATCAACTTGAccaatatagaaaaatttcaaCCACTCTTTACAAGCTATGTATCTAAGAGGACTTGTCAATGAGTCttcttaatatatatcaaatccTGCGACCAACTTGGCCATAAATATACTATAAGTTATAATTAGTggggttaattaaattttgccaTCCAAATTAcgattgtttttatattttgatatctaaattttatttttgtatcaacttatcatctcaattttataaaattttgcactttaccatttataactattgtTTAATCGAGttttgtgtaaaaaaaaaaaatcacatgcaggGCAtgtgtgatatttttcacatatgcacaacatgtgatGCTTTTCTTGtagaaatatcaataaaaaaaggggtcatatattataaaatacaaattttgcaaagctgagatggtaaattgacacaaaaaaaaagtttgaattgcaaaatataaaaacggaCATATTTCAGAtggcaaaatttaatttaccctaattaaaAAAGTGCATAAATAGATTCATGTTTATAggaactttatttaatttttataatgccATATAGGCAACTAGACTTTTAAATAAAGTGCGAATACTTTTCTTGATATATCAAAGAACATTCTTGAATTATATCATACatttaatgtattattttcattGTACGACGTATAGATTAATTAGTAGGTGACGATATTCTTTGTTAGATACAAACgtattagttatttaattattttattcaatatatgtgttttatgtatatatatagttatattttccATATCTTACAACGTATTTTGATAACACATATATTAAGATTTTCATTAATACTTTTGGATATTACATTATGAACCCCTTTTTCAAATTAGGAGCGGCCTGATAATTTTTgcgttattattttatattctcaATTTAATTTGCCAACTAGTAGTTGCCGTAGAGCGACACGATCGTGGCTcaatggtttaaaaaattaacgtcTCATGAATAAATACGAAGCAACGAAATTAGATTCCTATTGAATGTGTGAttattcatcttattttatctgaacttatataaataattatctgtaatttaaattctattgaaatatttgtaaagaGATAAAAGGATGAATGTTGATGCTCGTGACCAAGTTGTGGATTGAACTTCAACCTGCCCGATTGATAAGATTGTTTGATTCTCTCAAGATTCTAAAAGCAACTTTCCTTTTTACTTTCTacaaattgctttattttattttttttaaataattaaacttaggTCATCTTGAAAATGAGACGTTGATAGCGACGATTATCTCATActtgaatttttgtgataaagTGGACCTAGttgcaattaaatataatattttatcataaggAAAAGTCTAATAATGTTATCATCAAACATTTAGaagcaataaaatatataatgtaaaacactaaaaatattaaaggtATATTTTACAAGCATTGGAGGTCAAAGTACCTCATAGGTGTGCTGATTGTAATGCTGAACAAACAGActaaaaatttcatcattatgtttgtttttatttttaagtcaTCTCCGAAATgagttaaaatatatcaatatttgtcataatacaaaaacaccttatatgagtgtttttaactgttttagtataaattcacacacatatatatatatatatataaacacatacataaatatagagaagacatgatttgacaatgaacaataatttttgtttctcaaaatacaacattaaatatacaatacttattttaaattatctgaaaaataaatccaagTATACGTACTatttctaacacatacttatttatctgtGTTCTGATAATAGTGATGAACAAATAGACTAAGAAACTCCAATTTTACGACAAATTCCTCTACCACTTTCTCctcttaaagaaaataaaccaaCAAGATTTATAactcaaaattcatatttgttaCTACTAGTTCCTCTATTCTcttttactcaaattttaatgaaaataaattatttgagacaataatacaaataattatagtgttaaaaatgcatttttcaagCTCCGCACATCAACAATTAAATGAatacactaaaaaaataagaaaactcttatttcttttaactccacttaaaaaaaataaactaataaaatctaacatgcaaaaagaaaaatagagcattaaaaaatacattttcaagCTATGCACATCAAGATGCCCCTAACATATgagaaaattcataattttaccaaaaaacttctattaattttcttaaaaatgtatttttttcaaactccGCACATCAACATACCCGCAACATGGGATTATTGAACAGATAGACTAATGGTCAAAGAGCTCTAATTCTTACTTCTTCCGGggatcataaaattaataaaatttataataaaattttgtaacgttaaatatttatttttcaaattacgcACATCATCATGGTGCCAGCATGGGGTGTGCTGGcgataataataaacaaaaaaatagaccaaaaatttcaatttttataaaaaaataaataaataaagttcataattaaaaaaaaattagaatagtAAAGATGTATTATTTAAGCTCCGTGTATCAACTTGTCCCAATACAAAGTGTGGTGACGGCCGTGGTAAACAAAAAACACTAATAAATTCCAAATTTTTACAACAAATTCCTCCATTTTTTGGACTCCTTTTAGagacaatatattaataaaatataattcaaaaaaatgttaaaaaagtattatttaagCTTCCGTATCGACATACTCCCAATATAGGGTGTGTTAAGAGTAACAGTGAACAAAtagactaaaaaatataatttatttcccttACAAATAGCTCTAgttttttacttatttcaacaaaataattaataaaatctataCTAAAATAATCAGAGTGCAAAATCTTTTACCccaataaagaatttttttgaatgtGCAAAACTCtaaaagattttctttattggggcaaaaatgaaatttagttaaattggTGGTTCACACCGTGAATTAACGTAAGTTGTGAAACCTGGTGAGGGTCCTTCAAAACGAAATAATTCGCCGACGCCAACCAGAGTGCAGCAACAATGGCGGCCGAGGACAATAACccaaacaaaacactcaataACCCAAACAAAGCCCTGACTAACACGAGATTCTCCGACCTGAACCCGCCGATCTCCGAACCGGTTCTGGATGCACTTACTCGGTCCGGGTTCGAGTTCTGCACTCCTGTTCAAGCCGCCACCATACCCTTGCTCTGCAGCTACAAAGATGTGGCAGTCGACGCCGCCACCGGCTCTGGAAAAACCCTAGCGTTCGTCATCCCAATCGTCGAAATTCTCCGCCGCGCCGTCCCGCCGCAACCCCACCAGGTCTTTGATTTCAATTAGAACACCCAAGCTTCAGTTTATGTAGCTATTCTGCTAATTTTGTTCATCTAAGAACGTGAAGTAGTTTGCTGAAAGTTGTTAATTCAGACATCTTGGTATGGTGGGAGTAGTTTTGTACCATGCATATGCAGTTTTGAAGTGTGAAAACGTAAATTCATTTAGTTTCTAATTGTTTTTCCGTCTGTGGGGAATCTCTGTTGTGTTTAATCCTTGGCTTACTTGTTACTTGTGCTTACAGGTGATGGGTGTAATAATTTCTCCAACAAGGGAGTTGTCGTCGCAGATATTTAAGGTTGCAGAGCCATTTATTTCGACATTGTCGAATGTGAGGTCGATGCTGTTAGTAGGGGGAGCTGAAGTGAAGGCTGATGTGAGGAAAATTGAAGAGGAAGGGGCTAATTTGTTAATTGGAACACCTGGAAGATTGAGCGATATCATGGAGCGCATGGATGCATTAGACTTCCGAAACCTGGAGGTTGTTTTGTCTCCCTTTCATTATGGAAATAATAGATTTTATGCCTCTGCGGTGTTGCATTACTCATATATTATCTTATGTTTTAATGTGTATATCCCAAGCTCAAGGCCAATCTGTGATTAATATCTGTATAAACTGAAGTTTGTAGGCCATATATCCGTGTTATATGTACCGATCAGTTTTCTGGAACAATGAGACTCTGGTGCTTGAAACTTTGTGTATCAtctaaattcatattattagGATTACATCTGTTCTCATTCCTTTCCCTTGTTTCTTGTTTGCTGAGTAATGTTTGTTACTTTGTTTGCACTATGAAAAGCTCGCCAATTCGATCAGATGTGGAATGCTTGCTTAAAATGATGTTAATTGGTGATACAGATATTGATTTTAGATGAAGCTGATAGACTACTAGATATGGGGTTCCAGAAGCAGATTAGTGCAATTATATCTCACTTACCGAAGCTTCGAAGAACAGGTCTCTTTTCAGCTACTCAAACTGAGGCAGTTGAAGAGCTATCCAAGGCAGGATTAAGGAATCCTGTGCGGGTAGAAGTCCGAGCTGAAGTAAAGAGACAAAAGGATTTAACATCTTCACAACAAGTTGCTTCTTCAAAAACTCCTTCAGGGCTTCATCTTGAGGTattcctttttctatttagaCTTCCTCTCACTTCCAGTTTGCTGTTCTCGATCTTGATTTGAACTTATTGCCAGATTCAGAGCCTGATTGATGTCTAATAAAAGAAACTGATGTTTATATGCTCTTTGGTGGGTGATTTTGCAGTATCTTCAATGTGAAGCTGACAAGAAACCTTTGCAGCTCATTGATCTCCTGATTAAAAGCAAGACTCAGAAAACGATAATGTGAGTTGCACCGATTCAATGATTTTTGTATGAAGTTGCTATATTTCGTAGTTAGTTTAGCTGCAAGAACGTCTTATGGATGCTTATAATCTCCTTTCTCGTGTAGCTATTTCATGACTTGTGCTTGTGTTGATTACTGGGGAGCTGTACTTCCACGTCTTTCTGCTTTGAAGGGTTTCTCTCTGATCTCACTTCATGGAAAGATGAAACAggtaattttgtaattgtagtCAATGGTGGCTTACACATCTGTTTAAAGATTAGAGTATTCTCATTACTTATATCATGCATGCAGGCGGCAAGGGAGAAGGCGTTAGCATCGTTTACAAATCTTTCAAGCGGTGTTCTTCTTTGCACTGATGTAGCAGCACGTGGGCTTGACATTCCTGGTGTTGACTGCATAATACAGGTAGCCTCTAGCTAGTAAACAACTATAATTCTGACTTCTGATCTTCCATTTGACTATTCTACATGATCAAACCTGTATGGCAAAATTGGTtgcatttgaaattattaatctgATTCTAAGGTATGGAGGATATGATAGACTAATTTTCTGAAATCATACGTTTATTGTGCTTAAAGGTGTAATTTATGGATGTTTACCTGCAATAGCTGCAGTCCTCTTTTATAAATGTacttgatgtttttttttctaattagtaAATTGTTGATAGCTGAGTTTGGGATATTTGATTCCTTGAATGTTACAGATAGTATGTGGATTCTTTAGCGAAACAACTCAAGGAAAATATTAACAGGATGATTTTGTAGGggaaaatttctaaaataggTAACTGAAGATGGAAAAATCagtttcatatattaaaatatgatctttacttttttgtgCAAATGTTCTCTATTAGCAGAACAAACCATTTCTAGGTTCAACATGGACATGATACaagattgaattaaaatgTATTGCTTTCATTACTTAGGCAGGATCAGCGGTCTGTTGGACCTCATTTTGAATGatgttatattctttttttatgttttgacttTAAGAATCTGCAAACTATGCACACCCaaagtcaaaatataatatcatgaCCATCATTAAAATATCGGGAGATATGTTAGTTCTTTATCCCTTTATACTTCACCTTGCTGAATGAAGCATCTTTGACTTTTCCGTAATTGATCTATTAACTAGATTGATTAAAGCTACTTAACTGTTTGGAGTTGATTGTCATTCTGCCTGCAGTATGACCCCCCACAGGACCCAAATGTGTTCATACACAGAGTTGGCCGAACTGCTAGGATGGGACGACAAGGAAGTGCCATTGTCTTCCTGTTGCCAAAGGTTTGGTCAGAATGGTCTAATCTTGTTGTTTGgattttttgattttacaattgcaacacattattaatagtaTTCTGTATAATCTTTCAACTAAACAGGAGGAAGCATATATAGAGTTCCTTAGAATAAGGAGAGTTCCACTTGAGGAGCGAAAATGCTCTGATGACGCTCCTGATTTTATTCCTCAGGTAAAAAACCTTACCTTTTAACAACTATTATACTTCAAATTGTTTTCTCAAATAGCTGGATATTGCATGTTTTCATGCAACACATAAATGGGCTGTACTGTTAGGAATAAATGCCCCAATTTCTATCTCAACCTTCAGATGTCTCCTGGCTTGCCAACCTTTAGTAAAGCATGTGTCCTTATGATGTTATTCGATTTTACAAACAAATGTAAAGATTCGTTCTTATAATGcttataattcattaataacaATCCTGTTTTCTCTTGCTAAATAGATGACCTGTGTGTCAAAATACAGCTACTTGCTAGTTTGATTATGTGCTCGGGAACGAGGACTGTGCTAGTTGTTTCTTCATCCTCTTAATCTCTTTTGATCCTCAAGTTTACCTTTGgcattatgcaattttctgtGATGCTTTGTGTACTTTGACCTATTTAGGAATTGAGATATGTACTCCGAAATATTCATTACTACTACTTATCTGTTGATCTAATCTCTGAGATAACATTGTTCTAGATACGTTCTGCTGCAAAAAAAGATCGTGACATTATGGAAAAAGGGCTCAAGGCTTTTGTATCATTTGTTCGTGCTTATAAAGAACATCACTGTTCTTTTATCTTCAGGttgtagaaattttttatgccCT
The window above is part of the Sesamum indicum cultivar Zhongzhi No. 13 linkage group LG7, S_indicum_v1.0, whole genome shotgun sequence genome. Proteins encoded here:
- the LOC105167016 gene encoding DEAD-box ATP-dependent RNA helicase 18 → MAAEDNNPNKTLNNPNKALTNTRFSDLNPPISEPVLDALTRSGFEFCTPVQAATIPLLCSYKDVAVDAATGSGKTLAFVIPIVEILRRAVPPQPHQVMGVIISPTRELSSQIFKVAEPFISTLSNVRSMLLVGGAEVKADVRKIEEEGANLLIGTPGRLSDIMERMDALDFRNLEILILDEADRLLDMGFQKQISAIISHLPKLRRTGLFSATQTEAVEELSKAGLRNPVRVEVRAEVKRQKDLTSSQQVASSKTPSGLHLEYLQCEADKKPLQLIDLLIKSKTQKTIIYFMTCACVDYWGAVLPRLSALKGFSLISLHGKMKQAAREKALASFTNLSSGVLLCTDVAARGLDIPGVDCIIQYDPPQDPNVFIHRVGRTARMGRQGSAIVFLLPKEEAYIEFLRIRRVPLEERKCSDDAPDFIPQIRSAAKKDRDIMEKGLKAFVSFVRAYKEHHCSFIFRWKELEIGKLGMGYGLLQLPSMPEVKNHSLSTEGFVPVEDINLEDIKYKDKSREKQRKKNLEAKQAEKEQKQQKPKAGSNASNTVMRKKTARQRRAAQSTEDADELDREYRLLKKLKKGRIDESEFAKLTGTEDLL